The following nucleotide sequence is from Cicer arietinum cultivar CDC Frontier isolate Library 1 chromosome 2, Cicar.CDCFrontier_v2.0, whole genome shotgun sequence.
aactttaccataaaatcaattttttttgagtcgtctgttttttttttctctatcacTAGAGTTAAGAGTTAATGAACGTGTTGTTTTCAACTTAAGCCACCCTAAATATTAACTCATCAAATTaatgcaattttatttttaacgtcttctttcttttctattattgttgttactattataagaatttatttttaaatacttatcaaaatattcagtcaaattaaatatatcatgtcatacacatatatacttttgaaaaataacaattgaataaaaaataataataagaacaaccacattagaaattataaaataaaatatcttttgcacattattaataataaaaaatgagggTCTTACATTTAATTCAGTTCACGTAGCCGTTCGTGAATTCAATTAACGTATTTGTTGTGAATTCTTAAATTCCATTAAATACACGTACATGAACTTAATTCACATACTTTGAAATATTTACAACGTACGTGAACTATTaacaacataatttttatttttatcaatatatttccttttgaaaattatatatcaaactatttttttttcttagttaaGTCGCCATTTGCAAATCTGACTTCATGCAATGCCGActttcttaaatatttattttgtttttaattaaaaagtcaCCTTTTGAAAAATTGACTTGTtacatctaattttttttagttaaatgaatatatatatatatatatatatatatatatatatataattcattaaaatttagtcataaaaaataataatacaaattttacaaaaattactaGAATTGTCTATATcatttgaacaatatttttaagtatGAAAAGTTAAATGATATAATCTACAATTTCTTGATTCTGTTTCTCTAGtattcatttcaattttaatacagatattatatattttttttctctaataaattatatatattttttctggtaattttttaaaaaagttgaatgtaagaagtttcttttttaaaaaacaactactttgataaataaaaaaaatcataagaaAGTGGTTATTACGAACTTAGACTTCTTTTGTCTTTTCAACTCGAGACTGCTGACTaagtaaaaaaagtaaaaagaatGGGAATAATCTGATATATAGTTAAGgaaaatatattgataatatattttaaaatttggattgttaaaaaatacccagaaaaaaatataaactttttccacttaaaaaaaatgatatgcGTCACACTCTCTCTCTAACAATAATTTGAAAAGCCAAAGAGTTAATGTGATGACAATATTAGATAGCTAGGTCAAAATGCATGCAATATCCATTTGAGGAAGAAGAAGCTCAAATTACTGAACTAATCATGGACGAAGATTACATAGGTGAATTTGATGCAACGCTACTAGAAGATGAAAATCAAACTGAAAACCCCGAATTCCCTAAATTCAACGAATCAACAAAGTTCGGTCACGTAAATCTTGAATTAGGAATGTTATTCACAAACCTACAAAGTTTCAAAACAGCAGTGAAAGATTACAATATCCATTTAGGAAGAGAAATTAAATGGATGAAAAACGATAAAACTAGAGTTAGGTCAAAATGCAAGCAACATCAATGTTGTAATTGGGAAATCTATTGTAGTTGGAGTGAAATGCATAAATGTTTTCAAATCAAGACTTTCGTTTCAGAACACACGTGTGATAGGGTTTTGAAGAATAAACAAGTTGACAAGAACTGGATTGTTGAGAAATTGGAGGAGAAGATTAGAATGAAACCTGGATTTAGTCGACGCGAAGCGCATGAGTATTTCAAGGAAGAATTTGGGGTGGATATCCATGATTTGAGGATTTTTAGGGCTTTGAAAAGTGTTAGGGAATTGGTTTTTGGTAGATCGAAAAAGCGTAGGAGAGACGAAGGGAATGAGGAATCTGCAAATGTTAGtatgtttattttatgtgtttatAGTTTACATCTgtttttataaagttttttgttttatttaatggTCTTAATGTTGCTTGCTTGCTTTGACTTAATGGTACCAAATTTTGACTATGGTTTAGATTTAGGAGGATTGTGGTTTAAACTTTGGTTTAATAGTGGTGTATTAATTTATATGCTTTATACTTTTGATTATGACTTGGTGAAAGTTGGAGATATTATCATACAATAAGTCACACAGTCTAAGACCAGTGATGTTTGTATCTGAATCGTATGGAAGATTCCATTTGAATTCATATTTTACTGGAGCAAGATTTTTTATAGCCTTGTACTGTAATCTACATTTGAGAACAGAACTTCAGAAATTGGTATTATAGGTAAGAGCTGAATTCCAAACCTACATTCTTTCCAAATTTGTAACACCGACCTTTTTGATCAATGGCGTGTCTGGTGTTAACACCAACAAATGtgacattcaattaattcattttttcaagtTATTACTGGTGTTCGTGTTTGTATCAATGTTTCATAGTTTTCAATCAACTGGACCAAACCATAGACCAGTGTACCTCTTGTTAGACCACATTATACCCATTACTCTATTGTTTGTGTAAAAAACATTTCTCATATATATTCCCTTCCTTTTATACTTGCCATCAAACTTTAGGAGCAAGAATTTCTAATGCTATAAGTGCTGATGCAGTGGCAATGAGCCATGTATCATCACATGCCAAACCAGCAAACTCGCATTTCCACGATTTTAGGTATCAATTTCAAGTCAGTTTGTTAGT
It contains:
- the LOC101497168 gene encoding uncharacterized protein: MQYPFEEEEAQITELIMDEDYIGEFDATLLEDENQTENPEFPKFNESTKFGHVNLELGMLFTNLQSFKTAVKDYNIHLGREIKWMKNDKTRVRSKCKQHQCCNWEIYCSWSEMHKCFQIKTFVSEHTCDRVLKNKQVDKNWIVEKLEEKIRMKPGFSRREAHEYFKEEFGVDIHDLRIFRALKSVRELVFGRSKKRRRDEGNEESANVVDNDKLARKFKRPVKVAKPQVDAAQDNGAQVPQPVQRVTKTKKAKLVARKPDLNKVRRSARIFGGTFKRDGPGCDEAAPIVISDNDDSDGYLTQEVNPKDGTCLGIVRKLP